In the Cryptosporangium aurantiacum genome, GACGACGCCTCGCTCTCGGCGTCCGCAGAAGTAGTTTCAGTGACGAGGAGGCCCTCCAGGGCCGCACCGATCAGCCGGCGGAAGGCCCGGCCCGGCCGGGTGCGGTCGAGGACCGCGACCTCGAGCTGCGCCGCGGAGATCGTGCGGGGGTTGCCGTTCTCCCCGCCGATCGACGCCAGCGCGTCGACCGCGATCTTCAGCGTCGCCCGCAGGTCGAGCCCGGCGTCGTGCTTCTCGCGCACCTGGGTCGCGATCGCCTCCGACTGCCCGCCCATCGCGACGAAGCCCGGCTCGTCGCTGACCGAGCCGTCGTAGGTGAGCCGGTAGAGCTCGTCCGCACCGGCCTCGGCGCCGACCTGCGCGACGCAGACCTCGACCTCGAACGGCTTGGACTGCTCACCGAAGATCGCGCCGAGCTGCTGGGCGAACGCGTTGACTAGGCCGCGGGCGGTGACGTCACGGCGGTCGTAGGAGTACCCGCGAAGGTCGGCGTAGCGCACGCCGCCCTGCCGCAGTGCCTCGAACTCGTTGTACTTACCGACCGCGGCGAAGCCGATGCGGTCGTAGATCTCACTGACCTTGTGGAGCGCGTTGGACGTGTTCTCGGCGACGAACAGCACGCCGCCCGCGTAGCTGAGCACGACCACACTGCGACCGCGCGCGATCCCCTTGCGCGCGAACTCCGAGCGGTCGCGCATGAGCTGCTCGGGCGAGGCATAGAACTGCATGGCCACGGTGCTGGGGCCCCTTCGCTAGAACTGAACTTCAGACGCCCGGGTTCGCCGTACGGTCGGCGATCACGTCGGCCACGACCGCACCGACCTCGTCGTCGGTCAGCCGCCGGACGCCCTCGGCGTCGACGACCGTCAAGATCGGGTAGAGCTTGCGGATGATGTCCGGGCCGCCGGTCGCCGAGTCGTCGTCGGCCGCGTCGTAGAGCGACTCGACCAGGACGCGCACGGCCCCGGTCTGGTCCATCCCCGGCTTCCAGAGCTTCTTGAGCGCGGACTTCGCGAACACCGAGCCCGACCCGACCGACGAGTAGCCCTGGTCCTCCCAGCACCCGCCGGTGACGTCGAACCCGAAGATCCGGCCGGCCTTCGCGGGGTCGGTGGCGTCCAGGTCGTACCCGGCGAACAGCGGGATCACCGCGAGGCCCTGGAGCGCGGCGCCCAGGTTGCCACGGATCATGATCGACAGCCGGTTCGCCTTGGCGTCGAGGGTCAGCGGGGTGCCCTCGATCTTCTCGTAGTGCTCCAGCTCCACCTGGTAGAGCCGGATCATCTCGATCGCGATGCCGGCCGTACCGGCGATGCCCGCGACCGAGTACGCGTCGGTCGGGAAGACCTTCTCGATGTCGCGCTGGGCGATCATGTTGCCCTGGGTGGCCCGGCGGTCGCCGCCCATGACCACGCCGCCGGCGTAGGTGGCGGCGACGATCGTGGTGCCGTGCGGCGCGACCGAGCCGTGGTCACCGGGCGGCAACGGACGCCGCCCCGGAAGCAGCTCGGGTGCGGTCAGGTTGAGGAACTCGGTGAACGACGACCCCCCTGGCGCGGTGAACAGGTTCGAGAAACGGCCGGAAGCACCTAGACCCCCCGTAGCGCCAAGACCCGTGGCCACCTGGATCCTCTCTCGTACGTACGCGTCAATCCTGCTGCAACCCTACCGCCACCCGCACGAAGGCCGCCCGGCAGCGTTGGCTGCGGGCGGCCTTCGATGTCGGGGGCTACTCGCCGCCCTTCTGCACGTATCCGCGGACGAACTCCTCCGCGTTCTCCTCGAGGACCGAGTCGATCTCGTCGAGCATCGCGTCGACGTCCTCGGTCAGCTCCTCGACCCGCTCGGCGACCTCAGGATTCGCCTCGACGGCCTCGACCTCGTCGACGTCCTGCCGGGCCCGGCTACTCTGCGACTGTCCGCCGCTGTCCCTGGTGCTCATGGCGTCTCCCCTCGGTTCGCATCTCGACGGTACCTCCCCGGAACGGCAATTGGTCCGAGAGTTAACGTCCTGGACCCGTCAGCGCGTCCAGCAGCTCGGTCGCGCTGTCGCACCGATCGAGCAGGCTACCGACGTGCTGGAGCGTGCCGCGCTCCGGCTCGAGCATCGGCACCCGCACCAGCGACTCCCGGCCGACGTCGAAGATCAGCGAGTCCCAGCTCGCGGCCACCACCGACGCGCCGTACTTCTCCAGGCACCGGCCGCGGAAGTACGCGCGGGTGTCGGTCGGCGGCTTGAGCATCGCCTTCGCGACCTCGTCGTCGTCGAGCAGCCGTTTCATCGCGCCGCGGGCCACCAGCCGGTGGTAGAGGCCCTTCTCTTTCCGGACGTCGTGGTACTGCAGGTCGACCAGCTGCAGCCGGGGCGAGTCCCAGCCCAGGCCGTCCCGGTCGCGGTACCCCTCGAGGAGGCGCAGCTTGGCGACCCAGTCCAGTTCGGTCGCGCAGAGCATCGGGTCGCGGCGGAGCCGGTCGAGCATCGACTCCCAGCGCTCCAGTACGTCCTTGGTGATCGGGTCGACGTCGTCCCCGTACCGGTCGGCGACGTACTGGCGAGCCCGCTCGCAGTAGATCTCCTGGATGTCCAGCGCGGTCATCTTCCGGCCGTCGCGGAGACTCACCTTGTGCTGCAGGCCGGGGTCGTGGGAGACCGAACGGAGGTCGGTCACCGGCTCGGCCAGCGCGAGGTCCCCGGGCAGCGCCTTGTCCTCGATCAGGCTGAGCACCAGCGACGTCGTGCCGACCTTGAGGTACGTCGCGATCTCCGACAGATTCGCGTCGCCGATGATCACGTGCAGCCGCCGGTACTTCTCGGCGTCCGCGTGCGGTTCGTCCCTGGTGTTGATGATCGGCCGCTTGAGCGTCGTCTCCAGACCGACCTCGACCTCGAAGAAGTCGGAGCGCTGGCTGATCTGGAACCCGGTCCCCGATCCGTCCTGGCCGATGCCCACCCGGCCGGCACCGCAGATCACCTGCCGGGTGACGAAGAACGGCGTCAGGTGCGTGACGATCTCGCTGAACGGCGTCCGGCGGCGCATGAGGTAGTTCTCGTGCGCACCGTAGGACGCGCCCTTGTTGTCCGTGTTGTTCTTGTACAGGTTGATCGGCGGTGCGCCGGGCACGGTGGCCGCGCGCCGCGACGCCTCGGCCATCACCCACTCGCCCGCCTTGTCGAACAGCACGACGTCGCGCGGGTTCGTCACCTCGGGCGTGGAGTACTCGGGGTGCGCGTGGTCGACGTAGAGCCGGGCGCCGTTGGTGAGGATGACGTTGGCCAGGCCGAGGTCCTCATCGGCCAGCGCCTCCGCCGGATCGTAGAGCGCCCCGCCGTAGTTGAACCCGCGGGCGTCGCGCAGCGGCGACTCCTCCTCGTAGTCCCATCTGGCCCGACCGTTGCGCGCCGGGTCGTTGCGGGCCCCGTACGCGTTGACGATCTGGGACGAGGTGACCATCGGGTTGGCGCCGGGCTGGCCCGGGACCGAGATGCCGTACTCCACCTCGGTGCCCATGATTCGTCGCGCGCTCATGAACGAAGCCTACGTACCTCAGCGTCTCGGCGCCCGGCCTGGTCGACGGCTTTCGCGCCACACCCCGCCGTCGTCCGGTGGCACCGGGTCGCGGTCACCCGCCCGCCGCGGGGCGTGCGGGCAGGTGGAGGGCGGTGCGCGGATCGTCGTCGGCGAGCGCGTGCGGCGTGTCCGGGAACGGATCCGGTGGCCCGGAATCTCCGCTCGCGACCGCCACACCGGCCGGAACCGGCTCCGGCGCTTCCTGGATCTCCGGCTCGGCCACGGGTCCCGCGATCGCCCGCGGCTCCTCGGGTGGTGGAGGCTCGGTCGCCGGCCCCTCGTCCGGCATTCGCGGACGCAACCGCCCGACTAGCGACGCCACGACGCCGACCGAGGTCAGCAGGAACAGCGGGTACACGGTGCTGAACTGGCGCGCACCGGACGGCACGCCGACCAGCAGCCCCAGCAGCACGCTGACCACGCCGCCGCCCAGCGCGAGCGCCGCCAGCGGGTCGCGGAACGTCCGCAGCGGGGCGGCGATCACCGTCACCAGCAGCACGGCGCAGAGCAGGGCGTCGGCGGCGATGTACGTACCGTCCACCGAGGTCATGTCGTGGATCCGGTCGGCGATCGAGCCGACGACACCGCCGGTGCCCTCGGAGATCACCTCGCGGGCGCGGCCCAGGTACCGGGCGTCCACGATCGTGTTCACCTGCCCGAGCAGCACGATGCCGCCCGCCGCCAGCCCGGCCACGCCCGCGTACGGCCACCAGCGATTGCGTAGCGTCCGCGCGGAGACGCTCGCGCACAGCCAGGCCATGCCGACGGCACCCACCAGCGCGATCGACGTCGACCGGCTGGCCAGCGCCAGCAGGAGCAGCACCCCGAACGTGGCCAGCGCCCGCCTGCTGCGCGGCCCGTCCAGCGGCAGCGTGAACAGGCAGCCGATCGCCAGCGCGATCGCGAGCATGTCCGCGGTGCCCGCCAGGCCGGCGACCGCGATCCGGTCGGTGAGCAGGAAGCCGACCGCGGTCAGCGTGGCCGCCGCGGCGCCCCAGCGGCGCGCCGCGAAGACCGTCAGCATCACGGTCGCGACCAGCAGCCCGATCACCGGGACGACCAGCAGCCCGCCGGACCCCATCAGCCCGACGAACGGCGCGGACAGCAGCGGGTACACCAGGTTCGGGTCGGCCGACGTCGCGTGCTGGTAGATCCAGTAGTCGCCGTACTCCCAGCAGGAACCACCGCACCCGGACCCGAAGAACGGCATGTTGCGCAGGTCGACGTAGGTCTGGGCGGTGGCGTCGGCGGGTGAGTAGCCGAGGATCCGGTAGGTCCAGGCCAGGTGGTAGATGCTGCTCGGACCGTAGTGCCAGGTCCGCTCCGACAGCTCGGCGAAGGTCAGCGCGAGCAGCGACGCGATCACCGTCCAGCCGTGCAGCGGCAGCACACCGATCCAGCGCAGGCCGCGGCGCGTGGGCGACCATCGCCGGGCCGGGCGGATCGTCGCGGCGGCCGCCGCGACGGCCTTCGCCGGGAGGCGGTACGCCGGGGGCCGCGGGGCGGTCTCGGTCGATCGGGACGGACGCTGCCGGACCGGTCCCCACAGGTCGGCGAGCAGTGCCACGCCGGCCAGGACGAGCAGCGGGACGATCGGCGCGTGGTACCGGAACGACGCGGGCCAGAACTCGACGATGTTGATCGCGCTGACCGCCAGGAACGCCCCGGCCGCCATCGCGGAGATCTCGCTGCGGAATCGCCAGACCACGGCGACCGTCACGATCACCAGCAGCGCCATCAGTACCAGGTCGTACCGGACCCGCAGCAGGTCGGACGTGATGATGTTCCAGGTGACGTCGGGGAACGCGCCGAGCCCCTGGGACTGGAAGTACTGCTGGGACAGCGCGTTGAACTGCCCGGTCAGCGACAGTTCCTCGCCGCCGAAGATCATCGGCGTGATCAGCATCTGCGCGAGCAGGATGCCGAAGCCGACGAAGCTGCCCCAGAACGCGAACGGCAGCCAGACGTTGCGGAACTTGCGGTCCCGCACGGCCACCAGCAGCCAGGCGAACCCGACCGCGGCGGGCAGCGCGATCGCGAACTGCCGGTTGAGCATCCCGATGCCGACCAGGACGACGTACGCGATCAGGTGTTTCCGAGTGACGCGTTTGGCCAGCGGCAGCAGCAGCAACGGCAACGCCAGCAGCGCGAACGCCGGGCCCTCGGTGTGCGCGACGACGCTCCACCGGGACACGTAGACCGGCAGCAGCAGCACGGTGCCCGCGAGCAGCGCCCAGCGCTGGCCCCAGAGGCGGGACGCCAGCAGCACGGTCGCGACGACGGCCAGCGCGTAGCCGACGATCGGCACGACGAGCATGCCCATCGGCCCCATCAGCGCGACGAATGGCGCGGAGAGGAACGGCAGCAGGACGCGCGGCCCGACGACCGCCGCGTACTGCCCCGTGAAGAACTTCTCGTGATAGTCGTCCGGCCAGCAGGACCAGCAGTCCTTCAGGCCGGCGTTGTCCCACATGTAGTTGTACGAGAGCTGCGCGGCCTCGGCCTGCGGGTGGCCCAGGTACCAGTAGGTCCAGGCCAGGTAGATGCGGGAGTCCGGGCCGAACTGGGGGTTGGTGATCAGCGCCAGCGCTACCGCGAGCACATAAAGCAGCGCGAGGAGCAACCACCCACGGACCGGGAGCGCCGCCGTGAGCCGGCGGGTGATCGTCTTCACGTGGCGCCTTGTTGCGTCATCTCAGCGGATGGTCCCGGTTTCGGTGCGGAGAGGTGCCCGGAGACCGTAGTGCGTCTCCGGGCGGCCCGTCATCGGCGGGTCAGAGATACTGTCCCGTATTGCTCACGGTGTCGATCGACCGACCCGCCTCGCTGCCCTTGCCGCCGGAGACGAGCGTGCGGATGTAAACGATCCGCTCGCCCTTCTTACCGGAGATCCGAGCCCAGTCGTCCGGGTTGGTCGTGTTCGGGAGGTCTTCGTTCTCCCGGAACTCATCGACGCAGGCGTCCAGCAGGTGCTGCATCCGGACGCCCTTCTGGTTGAGCGTCAGGAAGTCCTTGATCGCCATCTTCTTCGCCCGGTCAACGATGTTCTGGATCATCGCGCCGGAGTTGAAGTCCTTGAAGTAGAGGACTTCCTTGTCGCCGTTGGCGTACGTCACCTCGAGGAAGCGGTTCTCCTCGGTCTCGGTGTACATCCGCTCCACCACGCCCTGAATCATCGCGTCCAGGGTCGCCTGGCGGGAGCCGCCGTTGGCAGCGACGTCGTCGCCGTGGATCGGCACCGAGGCGGTGATGTACTTGCTGAAGATGTCCTTGGCCGCTTCGGCGTCCGGACGCTCGATCTTGATCTTCACGTCCAGCCGGCCCGGCCGCAGGATCGCCGGGTCGATCATGTCCTCGCGGTTGGACGCGCCGATCACGATGACGTTCTCCAGGCCTTCGACGCCGTCGATCTCGGACAGCAGCTGGGGAACGATCGTGTTCTCGACGTCCGAGGAGACGCCGGAGCCACGGGTACGGAAGATCGAGTCCATCTCGTCGAAGAACACGATCACCGGGGTGCCGCCGGACGCCTTCTCCCGCGCACGCTGGAAGATCAGGCGGATGTGCCGCTCGGTCTCACCGACGTACTTGTTGAGCAGCTCCGGGCCCTTGATGTTGAGGAAGAACGACTTGCCGGCGTTCGTGCCGGTGTCGCCGCGCACCTCGGCCACCTTCTTGGCCAGCGAGTTCGCCACCGCCTTCGCGATGAGCGTCTTACCGCAGCCGGGCGGGCCGTAGAGCAGGACGCCCTTCGGCGGCCGCAGCTCGTGCTCGCGGAACAGGTCCGCGTGCAGGAACGGCAACTCGACCGCGTCCCGGATCTGCTCGATCTGGGACGAGAGGCCACCGATCGACGTGTAGTCGATGTCAGGCACCTCTTCGAGCACGAGCTCCTCGACCTCGGACTTCGGGATGCGCTCGTAGGCGTAGGCCGACCGCGGCTCCAGCAGGAGCGCGTCGCCTGCCCGCAACTGCACCTCGTCGAGGGTATGGGCCAGGTACACGACCCGCTCCTCGTCCGCGCGGGACAGCACGAGCGCGCGGTCGCGCACGCCCGTCTCGTCCTCCAGGACCTCCTTGAGCGTCACTACTTCGCCGGCCCGTTCCACACCGAGGGCCTGCACGACGTTGAGGGCATCGTTGAGCATGACCTCTTGGCCGCGGCGGAGCGACTCGAGCTCCACCGACGGGGAGACGGCGACACGCAGTTTGCGTCCGCCGGTGAACACGTCGACGGTGCCGTCGTCGTGTGCGGCCAGGAAGACCCCGTAGCCGCTGGGCGGCTGGGCCAACCGGTCGATCTCCTCTTTCAGCGCAACGATCTGGGTACGCGCTTCTCGAAGGGTCGAGGCCAGTTTGTCGTTCTGTTCCGTGAGGCGAGAGATCGTGGCTTGCGCGGTGGCAAGACGATCCTCGAGGGTCCGGACGTGCCGGGGCCCTTCCGTGAGCTTGCGGCGCAGGAGCTGGACTTCCTCCTGGAGGAAGTCCACCTGGGCCGTGAGATCGCGGACCTCCGCCTCGCGGCGCGCATTGCCGTGCGCGTCGTCTCGGTTTGTGTTCACGAGCGGCCACCTCCCCCGGTGATCGGTGCACCAACAGTACCGACTCACCCACAGAGCCGTCGTGCAGTCGATGCCCGCGTCACAGAAGGGAAACTTTGTCCTGTTCACTCATGCGGTGTAGGGACATGACGGGTCGACACGCCAGGTTCACCTAGGGTAAACGGCGGTGCCAACCTCTCCTCCCCGGTGGGCGGTGACCGTGCGGCGTGCCTACGCTGGCAGCGCCGATTCAGTCGGCAGACGCACCGGTGGGGCCGAGGGAGGACACGTGTCGGAGAGTGCGGGCACCGAGGCTCCGCTGCGGGTCTGGGTCGACCAGGATCTCTGCACGGGCGACGGTCTTTGCGTCCAGTACGCCCCGGAGGTTTTCGAGTTCGACATCGACGGGCTCGCCTACGTGAAGGGCGACGACGGTGAGCTACGGACCGCCAAGGGCGAGCAGGTGCCGGTACCGGGGCGGCTGCGACTGGACGTGATCGACTCGGCGAAGGAGTGCCCCGGCGATTGCATTCACGTCGTCCGCGCCGACGACGGCCTCCCAGTAGCGGGCCCCGCCGCCTGACGAGTGCGCTAGCGCTCGTGTTCTGACCTGGAGCCCGCCGAGGACGAGGCTGGCGTCCGCGCGCGAGGCCGCCTCGACCTTGCTGTGGGCCGTCAGGCTTGGCCCTCGGCGGGCCGCGCACCAGGGTCGGGCTTGCCGGTCTTCTGGGCCTGGTAGGCCTCCGCGCCCTTGGAGGGCTTGCGCTGGCGCTTCGGGGCGACGACGCCGTCGGACAGGCGCCTGGTGCTGATCAGGAACGCGGTGTGGGCGACCATCCGATGGTCGGGGCGCACCGCCAGCCCGTCGACGTGCCAGTCGCGGACCAGCGTCTCCCACGACCGCGGCTCGGTGAACGAGCCGTGTTCCCGCAGCGCCTCGACCGTGGCCGAGAGCTGCGTCGTCGTCGCCACGTACGCGATCAGGACGCCGCCCGGCACCAGCGCGGGCGCCACCGTCGGGAGCACCTCCCACGGCGAGAGCATGTCGAGGATCACCCGGTCGACCTCGAGGCCGCGCGCGTCGGCCACGTCGCCGACGGTCAGCGACCAGGCCGGGTGCGGGCCGCCGAAGAACCGCTCGACGTTGACCCTGGCGATGTCGGCGAAGTCCTCCCGGCGCTCGTACGAGTAGACCGCACCGCGCTCCCCCACCGCGCGTAGCAGCGAGCAGGTCAGCGCGCCCGAACCGGCGCCGGCCTCGAGCACCCGTGCGCCGGGGAAAATGTCACCCATCGCGACGATCTGGGCGGCGTCCTTGGGGTAGATCACCTGCGCGCCCCGCGGCATCGAGAGCACGAAGTCCGAGAGCAGCGGACGCAACGCCAGGTACTGCGTGCCGGAACTGGCTTGTACGACAATGCCCTCGGGCTTGCCGATCAGGTCGTCGTGGGCCAGCGCGCCGCGGTGCGTGTGGAACGACCGGCCGGGCTCCAGAAGCACGGTGTGCAACCGGCCCTTGGGGTCGGTGAGCTGCACACGGTCACCGGGAGCGAACGGTCCTCGACGGCTCGCGCCGACCGGTCGCTCTGGCGGACCGACCGGATCAGTGGGATCGCTCACACTTCCCGCCCGGGCGTGTTCGGGTGTCACGTTCGTTACCATTGTCCGGTTATGGGCGCCTTCGGCCGCCGGGGGCCGACCCTCGATCGCGCTCTCGTGCGTCACGCGCTCGGTCTCGGCGCTCGTCACCAGTGTCTCCTTCGCTAGTCCAGCGCCCGATGCTAATCGCCATCCCCGGTACCCGGCCCGCCCAGGGTGGCGGGCGCCGCGCGCCCGCGCCCACGTCTCCGGCCTGCGCCCGCGCCTGCGGCTTGCTTCCGCGCCTGCGGCTTGCTTCCGCGCCCAGCGCCCGCGCCCCGCGCCCTGCCCCCGCGCCCAGCCCCCGCGCCCAGCGCCCGCGGCGCCCGCGGCCCGGTTCCGTGCTGCGGCCCGCTTCCGCGCCCAGCGCCTGCGCCCTCCGCCCGCGCCCTGCGCCCCAGCGCCCGCGCCCTCCGCCGCGCCCTGCGCCTGCGCCCTCCGCCCGCGCCCTCCGCCGCGCCCTGCGCCTGCGCCCTCCGCCCGCGCCCTCCGCCCGCGCCCTGCGCCCCTGCGCCCGCGCCCTCCGCCCGCGCGTGCGCCTCTGCCCCGCGCTGCGGCTGCGGCTGCGGCTGCGGCTGCGGCTGCGGCTGCGGCGAAGATTGGCCGTCTACCGACGTATCCCCGACGCGTGACAGGTCGATAGTTGGCCAGATTTCCTGGTACGCCGAGGTGGGCGGCGCGTGCTTGCGGGCGGGGCCGGGCGGGCGCCGGCGCGGTAGGCGTCGCGGACGCGGCAGGGGCGGCGGGGGCGGAGTTATCCACCGGTCTGGGCTGACGGCGGCGAAGTGTCGGTGGGCTCGCCTAACCTGACCGGCATGAGCACCGCGACCGACCCGCTTCCCACCTCCGGCGCGCCGGCTCCCGGCGGCCCGGGTCCGGACGGGCGGACCGCGCTGACGATTATCGGGTCGCTCTCACCCTCGCGGGCCTCCGACTTCAAGACCTGCCCGCTGCTCTACCGGTTCCGCAGCATCGACCGGCTGCCCCAGCGTCCCACCACCGCCGCCACCCGCGGCACGCTCGTCCACGCTGTGCTCGAGCGGCTGTTCGACCTGCCGCCCGGTCAACGTTCCCCGGATGCGGCGGAGGCCCTCCTGGAGCCGGAGTGGGCCCGCCTGAGCACCGAGGCGCCGGAGCTGGCCGAGCTGTTCGAGACGCCGGAGGCGCTGACCGAGTGGCTCGCGTCGGCTCGATCGCTGCTGGCCGCCTACTTCACGCTGGAAGACCCGAACCGGCTCGCCCCGGCCGAGCGCGAACGCCTGGTCGAGGTCGTGCTCGACTCCGGCCTGCGGCTGCGGGGTTTCGTCGACCGCATCGACGTCGCACCGAGCGGCGACATCCGGGTCGTCGACTACAAGACCGGCGCAGCGCCCCGCGAGTCGTTCGAGGGCAAGGCGATGTTCCAGCTCAAGTTCTACGCGCTGGTCATCTGGCGCACCCGGGGTGTCGTGCCCCGGCTGCTGCGCCTGCTCTACCTCGGCGACCGCGAGGTGCTCGACTACGTCCCCGACCCCGACGAGCTGATCCGGTTCGAGCGGACGCTCCAGGCGCTCTGGACCGCGATCGATCGGGCGACCACCGCGCGCGAGTTCCGGGCCAACCCCGGCCCGCTCTGCGGTTGGTGCGACCACCAGGAGCTGTGCCCGGCGCACGGCGGTACGCCGCCGCCGTTCCCGGAGGTGCTGCCTCCGCTCACCGAGGCGGCACCGACCCCGGCCGCCGAAGACTGACCAGCAGCGCTCGGCCCGTCGCCCCGCCCCCGCAGCCGCTGCACCCCACTGGCCCCCTGCACCCGCTGCACCCACTGCGCGCTGCGCCTGTTACCCGTTGCATCCACGGCCGCGCGGCCCGCTGCACCCCGCGGCGCGCTACACCCGCCAGGGGCGCCAGGCACGGGGCGCGCACAGCCCGCCGAGCGCACAGCCCGCCGGGGCCCCAGGCACGGGGCGCGCACAGCCCGCCGGGCGCACAGCCCGCCGAAGGCAGGGGCCCGCAGAGCGCACGCCGGGCACGGGTCCGCTGCGCCCGCCGGGTCCGCTGCGCCCGCCGGGTCCGCTGCGCCCGCCGGGCGCGCAGAGCCCGCCAGGCGCGGGCGCAGGGCGCGCAGGGCGCAGGCACCGCGCACCACAGGGCACCGCGCACCGCGCAGGGCGCAGGGCACCGCGCACCGCGCAGGCGCAGGGCGCAGGCGCAGGGCACCGCGCACCGCGCAGGGCGCAGGCCCAGGGCACCGCGCACCGCGCAGGCGTAGGGCACCGCGCACCGCGCAGGCGCAGGCGCAGGCCCAGGGCACCGCGCACCGCGCAGGGCGCAGGCCCAGGGCACCGCGCACCGCGCAGGCCCAGCGCACCGCGCACCGCGCACCGCGCAGGCGCAGGGCACCGCGCACCGCGCAGGGCGCAGGCCCAGCGCACCGCGCACCGCGCACCGCGCAGGCCCAGCGCACCGCGCACCGCGCACCGCGCAGGGCGCAGGGCACCGCGCACCGCGCAGGGCGCAGGCCCAGGGCGCAGGCGCGGGGCGCGGGGGCCGGCGAGCGGGCCGACGCGGGCTTGCCGCGTGCTGGCGGCTGGCCTGGCGGCGCAGTGGCCTCACCGGCCGCAGGGAGCCGTCCGGCCACACCGCCACCGGCTCGCGGGACACGGTCGGCGAAGATGTGAGACATGCGACTGCCCTGGCCGGAGAATTTGTACCGGCCGGCGGACGACCGGGCCGGCGAACCGGCGCCGCCGGTCGCGTCCTGGCGCGCGCTCGGCGTCGACGCGGCGCTGGCCGGCGCGATCCTCGTGCTGTTCGCGGTGGTAGCCGGTCCGCTCGAGCCCGGGCCGCTTCGCGCCGAGGACGGCCCGGCGTGGGCGATCGGGCTGGCGCTGGTCGGCGTCGTCCCGGTCGCGCTGCGCCGGGTCGCGCCGCTC is a window encoding:
- a CDS encoding RecB family exonuclease gives rise to the protein MSTATDPLPTSGAPAPGGPGPDGRTALTIIGSLSPSRASDFKTCPLLYRFRSIDRLPQRPTTAATRGTLVHAVLERLFDLPPGQRSPDAAEALLEPEWARLSTEAPELAELFETPEALTEWLASARSLLAAYFTLEDPNRLAPAERERLVEVVLDSGLRLRGFVDRIDVAPSGDIRVVDYKTGAAPRESFEGKAMFQLKFYALVIWRTRGVVPRLLRLLYLGDREVLDYVPDPDELIRFERTLQALWTAIDRATTAREFRANPGPLCGWCDHQELCPAHGGTPPPFPEVLPPLTEAAPTPAAED
- a CDS encoding tRNA (adenine-N1)-methyltransferase, whose translation is MVTNVTPEHARAGSVSDPTDPVGPPERPVGASRRGPFAPGDRVQLTDPKGRLHTVLLEPGRSFHTHRGALAHDDLIGKPEGIVVQASSGTQYLALRPLLSDFVLSMPRGAQVIYPKDAAQIVAMGDIFPGARVLEAGAGSGALTCSLLRAVGERGAVYSYERREDFADIARVNVERFFGGPHPAWSLTVGDVADARGLEVDRVILDMLSPWEVLPTVAPALVPGGVLIAYVATTTQLSATVEALREHGSFTEPRSWETLVRDWHVDGLAVRPDHRMVAHTAFLISTRRLSDGVVAPKRQRKPSKGAEAYQAQKTGKPDPGARPAEGQA